Within the Pseudomonas fulva genome, the region GCTACGGCTTCCTCGCGGAAAACGCCGACTTCGCCGAGCAGGTGGAAAACTCCGGGTTCGCCTTCATCGGCCCGAAAGCCGACACCATCCGCCTGATGGGCGACAAGGTGTCGGCCAAGGACGCCATGATCAAGGCCGGCGTACCGGTGGTGCCGGGCTCCGACGGCCCGCTGCCGGAAGACGAAGCCCAAGCCCTGCGCATCGCCCGTGAAGTCGGCTACCCGGTGATCATCAAGGCCGCCGGCGGCGGCGGTGGTCGCGGCATGCGCGTGGTGTGGAAGGAAGAAGACCTGATCAAGTCGGCCAAGCTGACCCGCACCGAAGCCGGTGCCGCGTTCGGCAACCCGATGGTCTACCTTGAGAAGTTCCTCGGCAACCCGCGTCACGTGGAAGTCCAGGTGCTGTCCGACGGCCAGGGCAACGCCATCCACCTGTACGACCGCGACTGCTCGCTGCAGCGCCGTCACCAGAAGGTGCTGGAAGAAGCCCCGGCGCCGCTGATCGACGAGCAGGCCCGCGCCGAAGTGCTCAAGCGTTGCGTCGATGCCTGCATCGAGATCGGCTACCGCGGCGCCGGCACCTTCGAGTTCCTCTATGAAGACGGCCGTTTCTACTTCATCGAGATGAACACCCGCGTCCAGGTCGAGCACCCGGTTACCGAGATGGTCACCGGCATCGACATCGTCAAGGAGATGCTCAGCATCGCCGCGGGCAACAAGCTGTCGTACAAGCAGGAAGACATCAAGCTTCTGGGCCACGCCCTGGAGTGCCGCATCAACGCCGAAGACCCGGACAACTTCATGCCCTGCCCCGGCAAGGTGAAGCATTTCCACGCCCCGGGCGGCTTCGGTGTGCGCGTCGACTCGCACCTGTACAGCGGCTACTCGGTACCGCCGAACTACGACTCGCTGATCGGCAAGCTGATCACCTACGGGGTGACCCGCGACGAGGCTCTGGCCCGTATGCGCAACGCCCTGGACGAGATCGTTGTCGACGGCATCAAGACCAACGTGCCGCTGCACCGCGACCTGGTTCGCGACAAGGGTTTCTGCCAGGGTGGGATCAACATCCACTACCTGGAAAAGAAACTGGGCATGGACAAGCACTAAGCGCGTCCGGCACCACAAGAAGGGGAGCGGCCAAGGCCGCTCCCCTTTTGCATTTCAACGTCTAAAAGGATGGCGACATGAGCCGATCTTGCCAAACCAGCCTGACGCCCGAGGCGCGCAAGCAAGCCTCCATCGCCCGCCTCGAGGCAGCCGGCATTCCCTATATCGAGCACCTGCCGATGATCGAGGATGCCAGCGAGGTGCGCGTGCGCAGCGCCGAGGAAATTGCCCGTCGCGCCATCGCCTGCCTGATCGCCATCCAGGCCGCCTGCGACCGCCAGGCCGGTCAGTACACGCCAGATACCGCCCGGTGGTGCCAGGAGCTGCTGGAGCAGTACGGCATCGCCGAGCTGACGCACCAGGAAGCACGCATCCTCGGCAACGAGGGCGGCGATCAGGATGTGGTCAACATGGTGTGGAAGTACGAGGCCTACTGGGTACTGCTGTGGGCGCTGGGCGTGGTGGAGGAACTGGACTTCCCGGACCACGCCATCGATTGCGACTTCGCCATCCAGGCCGTGGCCCAGCACCCGGACTTCGCTACCTTCATGGCACAGACGAAACGGCGCGACATCGCCAGCATTCTCGACGAAGCCGATCTGATCTACCGCTACCACTGGGCCTGCGTGGATGCCCGCCTGAAGCAGGCGCCCATGCCGGCCGGCCTGAACCCCAGCGTAGTCATGGAACGCCACGCCGCCTTAAACTGGCTTATCGACAACGACGGCCAGGACGACTGGGACAACCCGGACGTCAGCACCTGAACCCGCCCGGCGCTTCGCCGCCTGGTCATCATCCTGCCGCCGCCTGCGCCATGCTAGCGGCCGCCCCAACCGGAGCTCTCCATGCCCTGGCTACAACTGCGCCTCGCCATCACCCCCGAGCAGGCGCCCACCTATGAAGACGCCCTGCTGGACGTCGGTGCGGTATCCGTGACCTTCATGGACGCCGAAGACCAGCCGATCTTCGAGCCCGATCTGGGTACCACGCCACTGTGGAGCCACACCCATCTGCTCGCCCTGTTCGAGGCCGATACCGACGCCGATGCGCTGGTTGCCCACCTGCAACTGCTGACCGACGGCGCGCTGCCCGAGCACCAGATCGAGCGCATCGAAGATCAGGACTGGGAGCGCAGCTGGATGGACGGCTTCGCGCCGATGCGTTTCGGCCAGCGCCTGTGGATCGTGCCGAGCTGGCACGAAGCGCCGCAGCCGGATGCCGTCAACCTGCTGCTCGATCCGGGCCTGGCGTTCGGCACCGGAACCCACCCGACCACCTCGCTGTGCCTGCAGTGGCTCGACGCCCAGCCGCTGGAAGGCTGCAGCGTGCTGGATTTCGGTTGCGGCTCGGGCATCCTGGCCATCGCCGCGCTGCTGCTCGGTGCGCCGCGCGCGGTGGGCACCGACATCGACCCACAGGCCCTGGAAGCGTCGCGCGACAACGCCGGGCGCAACGGCATCGCCGACGAGCGCTTTCCCGTCTACCTGCCGGCCGACCTGCCCCAGGAGCCGGCGGACGTGGTGGTCGCCAATATCCTTGCCGGCCCGCTGGTCAGCCTGGCGCCGCAGATCACCAGCCTGGTCAAGGGCGGCGGCCGCCTGGCGCTGTCGGGCATCCTCGCCGAACAGGCCGAGGAGGTGCGCGCCGCCTACGCCGCCGACTTCGAGCTCGACCCGACCGCCGTGCAGGACGGCTGGGTGCGCATCAGCGGCGTTCGCCGTTAGGCACGCGCCCGTGCCGTGCCCGCATTGGCGCGGCGCGGCACTTAATGCTGCTTTTGCAATCTGTTGGGTTAGACTATCGCCCCGTTTTTGCCGCCCCGCGGCCGTCGGATGACGCATGACCGAAAGCTTCGTGACCCAATGCCCGAACTGCAGCACCAGTTTCCGCGTGAACCTGGCCCAGCTCGCCGTCGCCCAGGGCTCGGTACGCTGCGGCGCCTGCCTGCAGGTGTTTAATGCCGCGCGTCAGTTGCGCGAACAGGGTCATCACATTCCGGACATGCGTGCCGCCGCACCGGCAGCGCCAAAGCCACCTGCACCTGCACCTGCACCTGCACCTGCACCTGCACCTGCACCTGCACCTGCACCGAGCATTGCAGCGGCTCCTCCGCTGCCCGCCAAGCCGGCCGGCAAGCCTGATGACGGCACGCTGTGGATTCACGACGACCTGGATCTCGATGATCTGGACCTCGACGAAGAACTGGCCAAGCTCGAAGCCCAGGAACAGCAGCTGTCGCGCCAGTTCCTCGAACTCGACCTGCCGACCCGGCAAACGCCGCGCTTCGACGACCAGGACGATGACGAACCTGGCGAAGACGAACGCTGGGCCGAAGCCCTGCTGCGTGACGACCCGCCGGTCAGCAAGCTGGAGCTCGAGCCGCTCGCCGAGCGCCAGACATCCAGTATCGATTTCGGCAAACCGCCGACCAGCACCCAGCCGCCGGAGCAGGTGCCGCCGCTACCCAAGACGCCCGGCCTGCGTGATGTACTCGCGCCCACCAAGCCCGTCGTCGCCAGCCGTGACGAGGACGAGCCGCTTTTCAGCCTCAACGCGCAGCGCGATGACGAGCCCGAACCCGATCCGGTTATTGACGCGCACGAAGACGATGAGCCGGAAACACCGCCACTCGCGCCGTCGAAAACCCAGAAAACCCGCCCACGCGCCGAGCCGAATCTGCGCGGCGAAGCCCTGTTCGAGCTCGAAGAGGAACCGCTGCAGCTCGACTGGCGGCCACCGCGCAAACCCTGGGGCCGCTGGATCGGCTGGGGCCTGCTCAACCTGCTGGCGGCCACCGCGCTGGCCGGGCAATACGTGATCTATCACTACGCCGAACTGGCCCGCCAGGATCAGTACCGCCCCTGGTTCGAGCAGGTCTGCCCGACCCTCGGCTGCACCCTGCCGTCCAAGGTCGACATCGACCAGATCAAGAGCAGCAACCTGGTGGTGCGCAGCCACCCGGAATTCAGCGGCGCCCTGGTCGTAGATGCGATCCTCTACAATCGTGCGTCGTTCTCGCAGCCATTTCCACTGCTGGAGATGCGTTTCGCCGATATCAACGGGCAGTTGATCGCCAGCCGCCGCTTCAAGCCTAGCGAGTACCTGGCGGGCGAGCTGGCCGGCCAGGCGGAAATGCCACCGCAGACGCCCATCCACATCGCCCTGGACATCCTCGACCCCGGTGCCCGGGCGGTGAACTACAGCCTCAACTTCCACTCGCCGGAGTAGAGCCGGGCAGCTGATAAACGGCACCATCCCCTAGGCCGTCTGCAATGCACCCGGTCGCCGATACGACCGGGCAGCGCAGCCCAGCTGTTCAGATTTTGTTCAAAACCACCTTTATCCGGTCATTCAGAGCGGGTATGATCTCCCCCCTTTTCGCACTCTCCTACTGGTCTCAACAGCACGTCTCTTGAGCAGGGAAGCCCTATGTCGGCGCTAAGCATCGGCCCCTATACATTGCCCAATCGACTGATCCTGGCCCCCATGGCCGGCGTCACCGATCAGCCATTCCGGCAACTGTGCCGGCGCCTCGGCGCCGGCATGGTCGTGTCCGAAATGGTCACCAGCGATGTGCGCCTGTGGAACACGCGCAAGTCGAGCCTGCGCATGATCCACAGCGGCGATCCGGAGCCACGCTCCGTGCAGATCGCCGGTGGCGACCCGCAGATGCTCGCCGAGGCGGCCCGCGCCAATGTGCAGCTGGGCGCCCAGATCATCGACATCAACATGGGCTGCCCGGCCAAGAAGGTGTGCAACAAGGCGGCGGGTTCCGCCCTGCTCAAGGACCAGCCGCTGGTGCAGGCGATCCTCGAAGCGGTGGTCGCCGCCGTCGACGTCCCGGTCACCCTGAAGATCCGCACAGGCTGGGACCGACAGAACAAGAACGGCGTCGAGGTCGCGCGCATCGCCGAGCAGAGCGGCATCGTCGCCCTGGCCGTGCACGGCCGCACCCGCGCCGACCTGTACACCGGCGAGGCGGAGTACGACACCATCGCCGCGATCAAGCAGGCCATATCGATTCCGGTACTGGCCAATGGCGACATCGACTCGCCGGAAAAGGCCGCCCAGGTGCTGGCCGCCACCGGTGCCGATGGCCTGCTGATCGGCCGGGCGGCCCAGGGCCGCCCATGGATTTTCAGAGAAATTGAGCATTACCTGCGCACCGGAGCCCATTGCCCGGCCCCTGCGCTGGCCGAGATCGAACGCATTCTGCTCGAGCACCTGGCCGCCCTGCACGCCTTCTACGGCGATGTCATGGGCGTACGCATCGCTCGCAAGCATGTGGGCTGGTACCTCGCGACGCTGCCCGGCGCCCGCGAATTCCGTGCCCAGTTCAATCGTCTGGACAGCCAGGAGGCGCAATGTGCAAGCGTTCGCCAGTTCTTCGGCGAACGCTACAACGACGAAAAAGAGGCTGCCGCATGACACTGATGAACGAGACTTTAGGAAGTGGGATTGCACCCGTGAGCGACAACACCAGTTTGAAACAGCACCTCAACACACCGAGCGAAGAAGGCCAGACCCTGCGCGGCAGCGTCGAGAAAGCCCTGCACAACTACTTCGCTCACCTTGAGGGCGCAGACGTCACCGACGTCTACAACCTGGTGCTCACCGAGGTGGAAGCGCCGCTCTTGGAGACCGTCATGAACTACGTGAAGGGCAACCAGACCAAGGCCTCCGAACTGTTGGGCCTGAACCGCGGCACCCTGCGCAAGAAGCTCAAGCAGTACGATCTGCTGTAATCACCGAAATCCTGAAGAAGGGCGGCCTCGATAAGCCGCCCTTTTTACTGATTCCCCTGCTGATGGATCCTGTAATGACCGACCAGACCACCCGCCTCCCCGTCCGCCGTGCGCTGATCAGCGTGTCCGACAAGACCGGCATCCTCGAATTCGCCCGCGAGCTCGTTGCCCTCAACGTGGAAATCCTCTCCACCGGCGGCACCTACAAGCTGCTCAAGGACAACGGCGTGGCAGCGGTGGAAGTGGCCGACTACACCGGTTTCCCGGAAATGATGGACGGCCGGGTAAAGACCCTGCACCCGAAGATCCATGGCGGCATCCTTGGCCGTCGCGCCATTGACGGCGCGGTGATGGACGAGCACGGCATCAAGCCGATCGACCTGGTGGCGGTCAACCTGTACCCCTTCGCCGCCACCGTCGCCAAGCCGGGCTGCGACCTGGCCGATGCCATCGAGAACATCGATATCGGCGGGCCGACCATGGTGCGTTCGGCAGCCAAGAACCACAAGGACGTGGCCATTGTGGTCAACGCCGGCGACTACGCCGCGGTCATCGACTCCCTGAAACTCGGCGGCCTGTGCTATGCCCAGCGCTTCGACCTGGCCCTCAAGGCCTTCGAGCACACCGCCGCCTACGACGGCATGATCGCCAACTACCTGGGCACCATCGACCAGGGCCGCGACACCCTGTCCACCGAAGACCGCAGCCTGTTCCCGCGCACCTTCACCACCCAGTTCGTCAAGGCGCAGGACATGCGCTACGGCGAGAACCCGCACCAGCAAGCGGCGTTCTACGTCGAGCACGCCGACGAAGCCTGCGTGGCCACCGCCGTGCAGCTGCAGGGCAAGGAACTGTCGTTCAACAACGTGGCCGATACCGATGCCGCGCTGGAATGCGTGAAGAGTTTCGTCAAGCCGGCCTGCGTGATCGTCAAGCACGCCAACCCCTGCGGCGTCGCCGTGGTGCCGGAAGACGAGGGCGGCATCCGCAAGGCTTACGACCTGGCCTACGCCACCGACACCGAGTCGGCATTCGGCGGCATCATCGCCTTCAACCGCGAACTGGACGGCGAAACCGCCAAGGCCATCGTCGAGCGCCAGTTCGTCGAAGTGATCATCGCCCCGAGAATCAGCGACGCCGCCCGTGAAGTGGTCGCCGCCAAGGCCAACGTGCGCCTGCTCGCGTGCGGCGAGTGGCCGACCGAACGTGCGCCGGGCTGGGACTACAAGCGGGTCAACGGCGGCCTGCTGGTGCAGAGCCGCGATATCGGCATGATCACCGCCGATGACCTGAAGATCGTCACCCGGCGCGCGCCAAGCGAGCAGGAAGTACATGACCTGATCTTCGCCTGGAAAGTGGCCAAGTTCGTCAAATCCAATGCCATCGTGTACGCCAAGAACCGCCAGACCGTGGGCGTCGGCGCCGGCCAGATGAGCCGCGTCAACTCCGCGCGCATCGCTGCCATCAAGGCCGAGCACGCCGGCCTGCCGGTACCGGGCGCGGTCATGGCCTCGGATGCCTTCTTCCCGTTCCGCGACGGCATCGACAACGCCGCCAAGGCCGGCATCACCGCAGTGATCCAGCCGGGCGGCTCGATGCGCGACAACGAAGTGATCGCCGCCGCCGACGAAGCGGGGATTGCCATGGTGTTCACCGGCATGCGCCACTTCAGGCACTAAATCGGCCGCACTCGGACAGGCATCTGCGGCGTTGCAGCTGGCTCCGATAATGCTCATTGCCAACAGGCAACTCCGCTTATCGAAACCAGCCGCGCCTTGCATCTACCAGCCCGATTGCGACCTCGGAATTTGTAGGGTGGATAACGCTTTGCCTATCCACCGTGCGGGCTCAAGGCCCGACTCCATTGGGAGAGAGACATGAACGTATTGATCATCGGCAGCGGCGGTCGTGAACACGCCCTGGCCTGGAAAGTGGCGCAGGACAAGCGCATCGCCAAGGTCTTCGTC harbors:
- the accC gene encoding acetyl-CoA carboxylase biotin carboxylase subunit, producing MQKLEKVLIANRGEIALRILRACKELGIKTVAVHSTADRELMHLALADESVCIGPAPGNLSYLNIPAIISAAEVTGATAIHPGYGFLAENADFAEQVENSGFAFIGPKADTIRLMGDKVSAKDAMIKAGVPVVPGSDGPLPEDEAQALRIAREVGYPVIIKAAGGGGGRGMRVVWKEEDLIKSAKLTRTEAGAAFGNPMVYLEKFLGNPRHVEVQVLSDGQGNAIHLYDRDCSLQRRHQKVLEEAPAPLIDEQARAEVLKRCVDACIEIGYRGAGTFEFLYEDGRFYFIEMNTRVQVEHPVTEMVTGIDIVKEMLSIAAGNKLSYKQEDIKLLGHALECRINAEDPDNFMPCPGKVKHFHAPGGFGVRVDSHLYSGYSVPPNYDSLIGKLITYGVTRDEALARMRNALDEIVVDGIKTNVPLHRDLVRDKGFCQGGINIHYLEKKLGMDKH
- a CDS encoding DUF4272 domain-containing protein, with the protein product MSRSCQTSLTPEARKQASIARLEAAGIPYIEHLPMIEDASEVRVRSAEEIARRAIACLIAIQAACDRQAGQYTPDTARWCQELLEQYGIAELTHQEARILGNEGGDQDVVNMVWKYEAYWVLLWALGVVEELDFPDHAIDCDFAIQAVAQHPDFATFMAQTKRRDIASILDEADLIYRYHWACVDARLKQAPMPAGLNPSVVMERHAALNWLIDNDGQDDWDNPDVST
- the prmA gene encoding 50S ribosomal protein L11 methyltransferase, whose translation is MPWLQLRLAITPEQAPTYEDALLDVGAVSVTFMDAEDQPIFEPDLGTTPLWSHTHLLALFEADTDADALVAHLQLLTDGALPEHQIERIEDQDWERSWMDGFAPMRFGQRLWIVPSWHEAPQPDAVNLLLDPGLAFGTGTHPTTSLCLQWLDAQPLEGCSVLDFGCGSGILAIAALLLGAPRAVGTDIDPQALEASRDNAGRNGIADERFPVYLPADLPQEPADVVVANILAGPLVSLAPQITSLVKGGGRLALSGILAEQAEEVRAAYAADFELDPTAVQDGWVRISGVRR
- a CDS encoding DUF3426 domain-containing protein encodes the protein MTESFVTQCPNCSTSFRVNLAQLAVAQGSVRCGACLQVFNAARQLREQGHHIPDMRAAAPAAPKPPAPAPAPAPAPAPAPAPAPSIAAAPPLPAKPAGKPDDGTLWIHDDLDLDDLDLDEELAKLEAQEQQLSRQFLELDLPTRQTPRFDDQDDDEPGEDERWAEALLRDDPPVSKLELEPLAERQTSSIDFGKPPTSTQPPEQVPPLPKTPGLRDVLAPTKPVVASRDEDEPLFSLNAQRDDEPEPDPVIDAHEDDEPETPPLAPSKTQKTRPRAEPNLRGEALFELEEEPLQLDWRPPRKPWGRWIGWGLLNLLAATALAGQYVIYHYAELARQDQYRPWFEQVCPTLGCTLPSKVDIDQIKSSNLVVRSHPEFSGALVVDAILYNRASFSQPFPLLEMRFADINGQLIASRRFKPSEYLAGELAGQAEMPPQTPIHIALDILDPGARAVNYSLNFHSPE
- the dusB gene encoding tRNA dihydrouridine synthase DusB codes for the protein MSALSIGPYTLPNRLILAPMAGVTDQPFRQLCRRLGAGMVVSEMVTSDVRLWNTRKSSLRMIHSGDPEPRSVQIAGGDPQMLAEAARANVQLGAQIIDINMGCPAKKVCNKAAGSALLKDQPLVQAILEAVVAAVDVPVTLKIRTGWDRQNKNGVEVARIAEQSGIVALAVHGRTRADLYTGEAEYDTIAAIKQAISIPVLANGDIDSPEKAAQVLAATGADGLLIGRAAQGRPWIFREIEHYLRTGAHCPAPALAEIERILLEHLAALHAFYGDVMGVRIARKHVGWYLATLPGAREFRAQFNRLDSQEAQCASVRQFFGERYNDEKEAAA
- the fis gene encoding DNA-binding transcriptional regulator Fis; translation: MTLMNETLGSGIAPVSDNTSLKQHLNTPSEEGQTLRGSVEKALHNYFAHLEGADVTDVYNLVLTEVEAPLLETVMNYVKGNQTKASELLGLNRGTLRKKLKQYDLL
- the purH gene encoding bifunctional phosphoribosylaminoimidazolecarboxamide formyltransferase/IMP cyclohydrolase encodes the protein MTDQTTRLPVRRALISVSDKTGILEFARELVALNVEILSTGGTYKLLKDNGVAAVEVADYTGFPEMMDGRVKTLHPKIHGGILGRRAIDGAVMDEHGIKPIDLVAVNLYPFAATVAKPGCDLADAIENIDIGGPTMVRSAAKNHKDVAIVVNAGDYAAVIDSLKLGGLCYAQRFDLALKAFEHTAAYDGMIANYLGTIDQGRDTLSTEDRSLFPRTFTTQFVKAQDMRYGENPHQQAAFYVEHADEACVATAVQLQGKELSFNNVADTDAALECVKSFVKPACVIVKHANPCGVAVVPEDEGGIRKAYDLAYATDTESAFGGIIAFNRELDGETAKAIVERQFVEVIIAPRISDAAREVVAAKANVRLLACGEWPTERAPGWDYKRVNGGLLVQSRDIGMITADDLKIVTRRAPSEQEVHDLIFAWKVAKFVKSNAIVYAKNRQTVGVGAGQMSRVNSARIAAIKAEHAGLPVPGAVMASDAFFPFRDGIDNAAKAGITAVIQPGGSMRDNEVIAAADEAGIAMVFTGMRHFRH